In Candidatus Sedimenticola sp. (ex Thyasira tokunagai), the following proteins share a genomic window:
- a CDS encoding DUF411 domain-containing protein translates to MKQKSSNPTEKTGLKGKLKWAAGLVVVTFLSFGGLLATQQNSIAADIVVYKNPNCGCCNAWIKHLKENDYTVEVKNRDDVTPIKKELGVPNNLQSCHTAKVDGYVIEGHVPADLISKLRREKPQIRGLAVPGMPMGSPGMEGPYKDDYNIISFSDDGKTSVYAHR, encoded by the coding sequence ATGAAACAGAAATCATCAAACCCAACAGAGAAAACAGGCCTCAAGGGCAAGCTAAAATGGGCTGCAGGACTCGTTGTGGTCACTTTTTTATCATTTGGTGGCCTGCTGGCAACGCAACAGAACTCCATTGCTGCAGATATTGTCGTATACAAAAACCCAAACTGTGGCTGCTGCAATGCGTGGATAAAGCACCTGAAAGAGAACGACTATACAGTTGAGGTGAAAAACCGGGACGATGTCACCCCAATTAAAAAGGAGTTGGGAGTACCTAACAACCTGCAATCCTGCCACACGGCCAAGGTCGATGGTTATGTTATCGAGGGGCATGTCCCAGCCGATCTTATTTCAAAACTAAGACGTGAAAAACCTCAGATCAGAGGCCTGGCCGTACCTGGAATGCCCATGGGCTCACCTGGAATGGAAGGCCCGTATAAAGATGACTATAACATCATATCCTTCAGTGATGATGGCAAGACATCCGTTTATGCCCATCGCTGA
- a CDS encoding cytochrome c, giving the protein MKYRFTVLGLLPLILAACSTDESGAQKISQMQPTIASAVTEEPPATRWYQFQHVSQGANVYQQNCAVCHGKQGEGAANWRQAGADGKYPAPPLNGTGHAWHHPLKMLAHVIKNGSPGGQGNMQAWRGKLSDDEIFSTIAWFQSKWPEEIYKTWAKREVARGKAAKRGRAGKGT; this is encoded by the coding sequence ATGAAGTACCGTTTTACTGTTCTGGGGCTGCTACCCCTAATCCTTGCCGCCTGCTCAACTGATGAATCTGGCGCCCAGAAAATATCGCAAATGCAGCCCACTATAGCTTCTGCGGTCACAGAAGAACCACCGGCTACACGCTGGTATCAGTTTCAGCACGTAAGCCAAGGTGCGAATGTTTATCAGCAAAATTGTGCTGTCTGCCATGGCAAGCAGGGAGAAGGAGCAGCCAACTGGCGACAAGCAGGAGCTGATGGAAAATACCCAGCGCCACCTCTCAACGGCACCGGACATGCGTGGCACCACCCCCTTAAGATGCTAGCCCATGTCATCAAAAATGGCAGTCCCGGCGGCCAGGGTAATATGCAGGCGTGGAGAGGCAAACTGAGTGATGATGAGATTTTCTCTACGATCGCCTGGTTTCAGTCCAAGTGGCCTGAAGAGATCTACAAAACCTGGGCAAAACGTGAAGTGGCAAGAGGTAAAGCAGCAAAACGTGGCAGAGCGGGGAAGGGCACATGA
- a CDS encoding cation transporter has translation MNRDQMSANHGAWDASHWINIPSLNHEADGLQIDHILKALSGVHEVNVSISTRKIYIIYDQTQTDFQQIQEKLEEIGFPASNSWWSRKKADWFQYLDTNARANANAPTPPCCSNPKGLNTGKK, from the coding sequence ATGAACCGTGATCAGATGAGTGCAAACCACGGGGCCTGGGATGCCAGCCACTGGATCAACATTCCATCCCTCAATCATGAAGCAGACGGACTGCAGATCGACCACATCCTAAAAGCACTATCGGGTGTACATGAAGTGAATGTCTCGATAAGCACCCGGAAGATCTACATTATCTATGACCAGACGCAAACCGACTTTCAGCAGATCCAGGAAAAGCTCGAAGAGATCGGTTTTCCTGCTTCAAACAGCTGGTGGTCACGAAAAAAGGCCGACTGGTTTCAATACCTGGACACTAATGCCAGAGCCAATGCCAATGCGCCGACACCGCCTTGTTGCAGCAACCCCAAGGGCTTGAATACAGGTAAAAAATAA
- a CDS encoding DUF4399 domain-containing protein, producing the protein MNKAIKLLTAVTLMFSSITISLAHSPPKEARIFFIGLQDGAVVQSPVHVKFGIQSFGITPAGTKGKIRHKAGHHHLLLNAPSLPDMDEAIPRDKQHLHFDQGETETVLELPSGKHTLQLLLGDEEHEPQDPPLYSDKITIIVK; encoded by the coding sequence ATGAACAAAGCAATCAAATTATTGACCGCTGTCACTCTTATGTTCTCAAGTATCACGATTTCATTGGCACATAGTCCGCCTAAGGAGGCTAGGATTTTCTTTATCGGATTGCAGGATGGGGCAGTTGTACAAAGCCCAGTCCATGTGAAATTCGGCATTCAGAGTTTTGGGATCACACCTGCCGGTACAAAAGGTAAGATTCGTCACAAAGCAGGGCATCACCACCTATTACTCAATGCACCGTCACTGCCCGACATGGATGAGGCTATTCCCCGTGATAAGCAGCACCTACACTTTGATCAAGGTGAAACTGAGACGGTACTGGAATTACCTTCAGGAAAACACACTCTGCAACTCTTACTAGGTGATGAAGAGCATGAGCCTCAAGATCCGCCTCTCTACTCAGATAAAATTACCATTATCGTGAAATAA
- a CDS encoding SIR2 family protein, whose amino-acid sequence MKNSISYPYECGLPDVIYQAGLDGQLVLFIGAGASRRVGLPDWNGLAARVLEDLRENSLLNYAAIDQLKCLDAKKQLSIAYDVADQNGHAISLWKLLGDPSGDSQIYYDLNKIGCTCVTTNYDELLEPTVVGGSGNTTAQKPTRIVGVDNLMARHLDVPGSVIHIHGAVSDHESIVATTKSYLEHYDHENTQEFLKQLFTRKVVLFIGYGLEEAEILEHILRRGDARSTGELKRFALQGFFKEQATLFESLQRYYANSFGVELIGFARDEDDYAALDKVVNTWSSKLQINAPALVEDFAIMDEVLADE is encoded by the coding sequence ATGAAAAATTCGATCAGCTATCCGTATGAATGTGGTTTACCAGATGTGATCTATCAGGCTGGTCTGGATGGGCAGCTTGTGTTGTTCATCGGGGCTGGCGCTTCTCGCCGTGTGGGCCTGCCTGATTGGAATGGACTGGCTGCCAGAGTGCTTGAGGATTTACGAGAGAACTCATTACTAAACTACGCGGCTATCGATCAACTTAAGTGTTTAGATGCCAAAAAACAGTTATCGATAGCATACGATGTAGCCGATCAAAATGGTCACGCAATTTCATTGTGGAAGCTCCTTGGCGACCCTTCAGGTGATAGCCAAATCTACTATGACTTGAACAAAATAGGTTGTACGTGCGTTACGACAAACTACGATGAATTGCTGGAGCCAACTGTGGTTGGTGGTTCAGGAAACACGACAGCACAAAAACCAACACGAATAGTAGGTGTCGATAATTTGATGGCGCGTCATCTTGATGTGCCTGGATCTGTGATACACATTCATGGCGCTGTAAGTGATCATGAAAGCATTGTCGCAACAACAAAGTCATACCTTGAGCACTACGATCACGAAAATACCCAAGAGTTTCTTAAGCAACTATTCACCAGAAAGGTCGTTCTATTTATTGGGTATGGGTTAGAAGAAGCCGAAATTCTTGAGCACATCTTGCGTCGCGGTGATGCTCGCAGCACTGGTGAGCTAAAGAGGTTTGCTCTCCAGGGGTTTTTCAAAGAACAAGCGACCTTGTTTGAAAGCTTACAAAGATACTATGCAAACTCATTTGGAGTTGAGCTAATTGGTTTTGCTCGCGATGAAGATGACTATGCAGCTTTAGATAAGGTTGTTAACACATGGTCGAGCAAATTGCAGATCAACGCCCCTGCACTTGTAGAGGACTTTGCAATCATGGATGAGGTGCTGGCAGATGAATGA